The genomic window aatctcccgagtatagtccaaattcagtttggctttggctgctttaagttgactccaggaggtgctgtctggggattgtttatgtactttttcacagcgttccagctccctctccagatctagcctgtgtgcttccattgcttttttcttagaggaagcatatgcaattagatgacctcttagtgtggctttagcagcgtcccacattgtggccggagaaacaggagaatctttgttgtcttgtgtgtagttgtctatccatgtagttaccaatgtatggaatgcttcgtttgatagcatggaggtgttgaatttccagctctttgatctcgggatgtttttgcagaggtcaatgcggaggtggacaaaggcgtgatccgaaagcgctatgggtccgattgtacacgtggctgaatttatgaaactctttgggataaaaatgtaatctatacgggagtaggtgttatggacattagagtagtatgtatagtccatagctgagctattagtctctctccagatatctatcagtcccatctctttagtaagagagttcaacatctttgcagatctaggatttgtggtggggacttgagatgatttgtctagggttgggttcagggtacaattaaaatctccggccaacactccaaaggaaacacaatgctcattgaacagggttatcattttcgacataaaagcaggagtatctgtgttaggggcgtatatgtttaagatagtaattggttgcccatacagtgacccagttatcaaaataaatctcccctccggatcagatatgtttttgtcaattatgaatggaacattcttatggataagtattgctgtacctctactgttggatttgaaagatgagaaatacacctgtcccacccaagctctgcggagtttggcatgttcagcatcacataggtgtgtctcttgcaatagcgcgatgtctgctttttccttttttagAGCACATAGTATCTTTTTCCGTTTTATTGCATGGCCTAGACCGTGGCAGTTCCATGTCAATAGATTTAAGGTACTAGTCATCGTCATCGAACAGTAATCGAACTTTAGTGCAAGTCATCTCTGGGTAAAGGTGGATAGTAGTTACAGCTGCGTTcacataaaaggaaaataaatggtttacataaaataacaatctctgaacaccccagccgagttcccaaacaactcgacatatcccgttggatctattacctccccgctcagtcacaattctgtgttccaacaaaaaaaagaccgggaacagttagcaacgcacaacgtctccccctccccaccaaagaaatgcctcatcctctccaccccgcattgagtaaatgacaacgtagcccccgtccagaccacattaaaaaagggagaaaataaaatcaatagcccagcctacatatagtaggcctaggttataatatggggcctatccctctcagctaaaggaacataaatatagattggacggctataatgacatttagcagggcgggtgggtctttggatatcggctatatgttgtcttacctcctttagtaataacagtaatcgcatttagtcaatggtccatttctcattgaccggggttgtctttcaaaaaacgttttgcctcttcgggagttttgaagtgtcgcagggctccttggtgaagaatcctgagctcgtttgggtatttgaatcccctaaagatgcctcggtcaatggagcatttcttcacctcgtcaaactctcggcgctttcggcgtattccagctgacaggtcctggagtaaggtgagtttggcgtttcccactgtaatggtgttggttttcgccgcctgtaggactcgttccttgtcggtgaatctcaggaaacgtatggtgattgggcgcggtggttgtctggctgctggtgggggcctcagtgctcggtgagctctctcgagttctatgggcctgtcggtggacaggtggagccactcgggaagtttgtcttgcaggtagcggatcagtggcatgtttccctcttctttttcgcccagatttaatagaacacaattattccttcgccccctgttttccaggtcctctgttttctcttccagCTGCTCTATATTTTTTTTTAGCATATGCTATTGTTTCCATGGCGTCTGTCAATAAGTTTTCCGTGGATAGGATTCGCCCCTCTGCCTCGTCCAGGCGCCCCGCGTTTATGGTTGTCTTGTTGTTTATGTCAGGCAAAGCATTTTCCAGGATTGTCACCTTCGGCCCCCTATCGCGCTGAGCGTTAATGGCATCTAGTTTAGTGTTGAGTTCTGTACGTTGGGATCTCAGCTCAGAAAAGATGTCTTCGACAGAGTGCGAGGTTGGCATTCGTTGGGCCTCGGGGGGGAACGGGTCCTCTTTCTCCTGGCTAATGGCGCTAGCTTTTTCTGAAGCTAGCTGCTTCTTGGAGGCTTTTTCCGTCGCTAGTACTCGAGTCCGGGTAAAAATGTCACCTGTAGTGTTGCCTTTTGAAGCCGCCATGACTTTTTGACTAAAGCTAAATGAGTTTAAACTTGAAGTGGAGGTAAGATTAGGAATTGGAAACTACTTGTGCGGAGCTCCTAGTTCATGCGGCCATCTCGTTCAGGGGTCACCAGTCTCACATTTTTAAAACTTTTAAAATAACTATTTGATTTGTTTACAACTGTGCTTCTCGCTTGTCTTGTGCAGACTCCAGCCCATCCCAGACCAACCTCCTCAGCTCtctacctgtttgtcttccaAATATGATGGTGTACCATCCCTCTGCCGACTCTGACAGTGAGTCAGAACCCTTCCCTGAGGAAAGgatggatgaagagagaggagaagaacaggAGAAGGTCTGCATCAACCGAGAGGACGATGAGAAATCGAAAGTAGCCGAGCTGATTGGTCAAGACCAGGAATCAGCCAATAGAGTGGGAGGAGAAACGGAAACGTCCAACCTAGGGATTCTGGGTTTCATTGTTCAGAGCCAATCTATAATGATTATCCCCCAGCCGGGCCAGCACTCTCTTGCTGTCGTCTCCCAGTCTGCACCCACTCTCACCCTGCCTGTGGCCTGCAGGGGGCAGACTGCAGTCAACTCTCCCTCAGGACAGAGCAGGCCCTCGCCAGAGAGGAACACGGTTCCTGTGAGCAACCAAAAGCCCCAGGCCTCACTGGGgaggtatgtgtatgtgtgtgtgttaggaatGCAGTAGCGTGACAGAAAGTATGGACAGATTGTATCCGAATGGGTGTTTTGAGtggtaagtgtgtgtgagtggtagTGTGACGATTGGTGTGGACAGAGTATGTGTGGTTGTTTAGAGTGTGTGTCTAACACCTCACTGAGGAGGAAAGTGTGGTCAGCGTGTGTGTGGAATGCAGTAGCGGGACAGTAAGTATGGACAGATTGTATCTTGTGTGTTTTTGAGTGTACATTATTTGAACAGTGTCGAAACGTGAACTGTGTGTGAGTATTGGGTAAATGATGAATGATTTAACATGACATGTTATTTCCCACCTCAGCATCATCCCTGAGTCGTCTGATAAGCCTGTAGAATGTATTAGGGTGGAGAGTGACACAGGTGAGTGTCTTATACCCTCCTAACCACCTGCAgctcacaggaggctgctgaggggaggacggctcataatattgGCTGGAacgaagcaaatggaatggcatcaaacacctggaaaccatgtgtgtggtttatttgataccattccactccatTCATTatcacaagcccgtcctccccaccagcctcctgtgctgCAGCTCCCTATCAGGTGTACGCGTAAGATATTCTTATTTTGTCCTCCATTACAAACTCCATTTCCCAATATCCTCTCTGCTTATCCTCTCATGTGCCTTTTTTAAATATacgtagttctgtccttgagctgttcttgtctattaatgttgtgtgttatgtcatgtttcatgttctgtgtggaccccaggaagagtagctgctgctttcacagcagctaatggggatcctaataaaataccaattaCCTCTCACCTTCTCTTCCTGTTTCCTCACAGACAGCCCCACAGGAGAGTCCTCGTCTTCCGAGACGCTCCCGTCTAGCGTATCCCACAATCCCCGGCGTGTTGCCCACAAGTGCCCGACGTGCGGGAAGTGTTTCATCTACCGTTCCCAGGTGCTGCGTCACCTGACCACACACTCACGAGGCGGCCGCTACAAATGCGCCCAGTGTGGCGTTGGCTTCCCAACGCCCTGGAGCCTGAACGACCACAAGCGCTCTGTGTGTGTCACCGCCACCTTCGACTGCGCCCAGTGCGGGAAGCGGTTTGCGTCGCTCCGCGAGCAGTACCGCCACCGCCTCACCCACAAGACCAACACCTGTTTTCAATGTGGGGCGGGCTTTAGGACCCAGCTGGAACTGACCCGACACCACAAGACCCACTGGGCCCAGCCGCTGCACCAGTGCTGCCTGTGCGGCAAACGCTTCCGCCTCCTCTCCAGCCTGACCAATCACAAGCAGACTCACTCGTCCGGCGGCGGCTTTGCCTGCACCCAGTGCGAGCGTGTGTTCGGCTCGGCGAAGGAGCGCGACGCCCACCGGCAGATGCACCGCGTACCCAAACTCGTCTGCCCTGTCTGCGGCGAGACATTCACCTCGCAGGCCAAACTCATCAAACACCAGCAGACCCATCCGGTCCCAGAGGGGAGCGAGGGCCAGAGGTACAAGTGCCGTTACTGTGAGGAGACGTTTACAGGCCTGACCCTCATGAGGATCCACCAGAGAAGCCATCTTGTGGACAGACCTCATCAATGTGACCAGTGTGAGAAGAGCTTCACTACTCTGGGGTCCCTCCAGTCCCACCTCAGAACCCACTCGGAGGAGAAGCCCTTTCTCTGCGCCCACTGCGGCAAGCGCTTCCGGACCAAAGACGGCATGGAGGGACACCTCCGGATCCACACGGGCGAGAAGCCCTTCCACTGCTCCTACTGCGGGAAACGCTTTACGGCGCTCGCCGGGTTGAACGTTCACGTGCGGCGGCACACGGGCGAGAGGCCGTACGTGTGTGAGGTGTGCGGAAAGGCGTGGCCCTCTGGTGGGGACTTGCAGAAACACATGCGCtgtcacacaggagagagaccttaCAGCTGTGTTGACTGTGGGAAGACATTCTCCATATCCTGTCACCTGACAGAACACATGAAGACACACTCAGGTCAGAACCAGGAGCTTGTAGTTAGCtcggattttggcaatgaggcccaaAGAGTCAGATGAagttgtggataccatttttatgtctctgcgagCAGTTTggaggaagttgctaactagcgctatTGCAATTGCTAAGTCCCAGAAcaatacccatagacttccagtcattgcgctaatgctagttagcattggctcgcgaaactacctctaacttccttcatactggacacagagacataataatatccacgagttcatctgactctggggaagtagataaagggacaacatcccgaagtatccctttaaggggGCAGTTGATTTAACAACTATATGGTGTATATGAATGATACTGTTGTCATTTGTCCAAGAAATGCTAAACATGTTTGTACTTTCATATGTGATGCAGGACATAAGCAATGCGTTTATACATTTGTGATCGATGATAATAAAACTAACAATTTAATCGTAGTTCTGTGTAATATTGATTTATAGTCCTAAATACTGTCCCGTCCCTCAGGTGAGAAGCCGTTCTCTTGTCCAGAGTGTGGGAAGAGCCTGAAGAGGAAGTTTGATCTGAAGAAGCACCTGTTGACTCACTCTGGAGTGCGTCCGTACCCCTGTCCTCACTGTGACAAGAGCTACACCCGCCGCACACACCTCAACAGGCACCTACAGAAACACTCGGCTGAGCTGTTAGCAGCAGCATTGTAGCCCCAGCATCATTTGCCCATGGATGGACATCTCAATAGTATTCTGTCCTTGAAATAACAATGGGCTCCCATCACCAAGATTCTGAATTCAATGACTTCCAGAGACTAGAGCAACAGAACGTTCTGCCTAAGATGGCAGGGGGACGCAATGTCTCCCTGCTGGTTGAGTTAGATTGACCGAGATCATGTGACCTTTCCTGATTCATTTTGTGTTAATCAAGAATATGATTTCTGTGTGGTCTGACTGTAGTCTGTCATTATCAAATAGACCTAAAGCCATTTCTGTCTCCTGATTTTCTATGTTGTGGCCTCATTTTTTGGTGAAACAGTTCATTATAAAATAGTTGACTGATGGGTAATTGTTGCCTGAATAATGCCTCTTCAACTTATATCCTGTCTGTAATTCAGTTTAATATTTTCTTCTGTGCTTTGATAAAACCTATCCCAAGTTCTACCAGTGTGTTGGCATTCTTCTTCCTTACCTATGACTGCTGGTGGTTATAATATACCCTTATAAAGTAATGTTTCAGGCAGCGTAGTTCAAATCAATTGTATTTATTGTTAACAAATTTGGTGATAATACATAAATCCTATATTTACATTCCAAAAGAGATCAATTATAAACAAATTACAAATCTGAATATTGTACTAACATTTGATCTCCATGGTACAGTATATAATTGAGATGGGTACTAAAGCAAAATATGCAGGAActcaatgacatcaccatagttaTTTAGCATACTCAATGACCCATTATTTGTGACACTAGCCAACTCATgatttattttcatttatttataaagtaaatgaaaatacacatttaaaattAATAAGGCAAGACCCCAATGGTGCCACCGTACCAGAACCTCCAAGAAATTCAAAAAAACTGAGCTCCCGTCTCTTCAGGTTACTGGTATGTGGTCAAGCCCTAGATACATTACACTGTTACTATGTGGTCGAAGCCCTAGATACATTACACTGTTACTATGGTGTCAAGCCCTAGCTGCATTACACTGTTACTATGTGGTCAAAGCCCTAGCTGCATTACACTGTTACTATGTGGTCGAAGCCCTAGCTACATTACACTGTTAATATGTGGTCGAGCCCTAGCTACAATGCACATTCCAGCTCAAGGTGTTTCACACCGGCATTACAGATGAGTCAACCCAAAGTGGTTTAGTGGTAAAAACCCCTTCAGGCGTCATTCCttaaagcagcaatcagcagttgaaacaaaaACAAAGCGTATTCCCTGCccgtttcagtaaaaagctgagggatggggctagagaaatgttaacactcaaattcatagacacgGCTAAGGAgtaaccatccatgatatcaacattatagtttgaACCATATTTTGAAGCTGTTTATAGTGTTTTGTTTCCatgtactttgtttacaaacattggagtaaaacaagcttatatatTTTGggatctgatggggtacgacatttgaactaagctcatgatgaATGAGTTAAGTTATATTCTCCAAGTACATATTAATAATTTACAAGTCCAaaaactgcagattgcccctttaaggtaGAAGATCACATGGTTACCTCAAAATACACTACACTGTAGTGAACAACATTCACTGTTTCATTGAAACAACTGACATCTGCCATACATACGATGGCAAATCATTTCTACGTagactgtctgactgacagtgTTTCTGGACAGGAGATCACATCCTACTGGGCAGCAGACCGGGCCTGGTAGCCTTTCCCCTTCAGGATACGCCGCACCTAAGAGAAACAACCAGAGGCACATTATTGCAATACCGTCCCATCttgttgaagtgtgtgtgtgtgtgttttgaatgtCTGCCAGTCTAACACTTGAACTTTTGTGTATTCTTCATGTTCTGTTTTTACTGCGTCTCTGTGTTTGCGTCTTAACCAGGCCTTAATAGTAATTGATAAAAGGTTCTCAGTCGACTTGCCTGGTTAAAGAATGATTACATGATAGTAAAACAACAACATGGGAATATTCACCTGAAAGATAGATACAAGAACACCATTAAATGCTCCCACAGAGGGAGGGTTCAACTGTGTGCTGGTATCTTAGAGATTTTTTTCCAGGCAATGGCATCAACGTAGAACCATGCTGTACTTTTTGTACCCTGCACGATCATGGACGtgcttacactcttagaaaaaaaaaaggtactatctagaacctaaaaaggttattcggctatccccataggagaaccctttttggttccaggtagaacctttttggttccgTGTAGAGCCATTTCTACAGAAGGGGGACACCTGAAGAACCATTTTGGGGCATTATTCACCTGGTCTCCGACGGGCCCTTCAGCCACCAGCTGGGCAGGCTGCTCATTCTCCAGGTTCTTGGAGCTGGGGTCAGCCCCTCTCCTCATCAGCAGCTTCACAGCATCTACCTGAGTCACGCGACCATGCACAGAACTGGCAAAGTGCAGTGCTGTGTTTCCACTGAATGACTGGTAGACAGAACTCATGTTAGAGGGTTTAGTTAACTTACCTCCTGATGACCAAAAAACAATGAACAATGGGAACACTGTTTGTCAGCTCAGAATTTGAGCCAGCACGCTGATAGGTTATCATGTACGTGTGTTTTCCAGAGAGAGGCGATACCTCACCTTGacattatgtactgtagcagtatcTCACCTTGacattatgtactgtagcagtatcTCACCGTGacattatgtactgtagcagtatcTCACCTTGACATTACGTACTGTAGCAGTATCTCACCTTGacattatgtactgtagcagtatcTCACCTTGacattatgtactgtagcagtatcTCACCGTGacattatgtactgtagcagtatcTCACCTTGacattatgtactgtagcagtatcTCACCTTGacattatgtactgtagcagtatcTCACCTTGACATTAGGTAATGTAGCAGTATCTCACCGTGacattatgtactgtagcagtatcTCACCTTGACAttatgtactgtagtagtatCTCACCTTGACATTAGGTAATGTAGTAGTATCTCACCTTGACATTGACGATAGACAGAGAGTCTGGCTGGTCGAGGAAGATGCGTAAAAGCTCCACATTGGCCTCCTGAGAAGCCATGTGCAGGGAGGTGCGGCCACTTTTATGATCCTGTTGGAAAAAGACAGGTACGGTCAAACTGTATGGAATGGGCTATGCTGCCAAAGAATGATACGCAAAAATTATAAATGAAAGATTCTCAACctctagcctggttccagatctgtttatgATGGAGTTGACAACGCATCAGACAGATTTGGGACCAGGCTACTCAAACTCACCTTAGTTGCACAGGAGGCTCCCATGAGCAGCAGTGTGTTGACACACTGCCCCAGTAGCTTCCTTCTCTGAATCAACTCCACCACCCCAGGGGACTGGGGGGTTGCCGCCATACGGCCCAACTCCTGGACAACCGCATTGTGAGACCGGACCGCTGTCTGAAGAGGAGTTAGGCCTGGAGAGAAAAGCAGGTTGAAGCATTGGGGAGGTAGTATTTATTTTGCCGTTATGACGATTAAATAATGTTGACTGTCGTAGTTTGTGACTCAGCCTTGGGTTGAGACACAGGTTGCCTCACCTGTTTTATTGTATAGAGGATTATGAGCAATCCTGACAGGTCATAGTTCTGAGCAACTCTGACTCACCATCATagttgacttcttccacattaaGCTCCTGCCCTTTACCCTTCAGAGCTCTTTGGATGGTCTACGGGAAGAGAGAGCGTGTGAAGGAAAATGTTAAACAGGGGGATAAAGGGCAGAACAGGAAGAACTTTTGATTTaaatttaacacacacacacatatacttgtGTTAAGGTACAACTGTGGAATTAGCTAGTCATGGTAAAACATGTCATCGCTAACGACGACAGTGTCAATGTTTAGTTCTAGAGATCTAAAAGAGATAGTAGATGCCAGCCATTCATTGTTGAGTAACAGATGAATAGGCGTTAATGATTGGGAGGTTTAGCGTGCCATGTTCTGTTGACGGTTAATGTTTGATAGGCTGGGAGTGCATTTGCCTCTTATCAGAAGCACATCTGTTGTTAAACCAGTTTTTCGAAGAAAGGGGGATTTTGTCCCAGTGTTGTTTTGAGGAAATGCTCTGTGATTGGCTGGCTGTTATATCTGTTATGAGCCGATGAGGAAGTCACTGCCTGCGATCTAACCCGATACAGAACAACTATCGCTATGGGACACAAAAAAACATTCCAAGTCAGGAGGAACATCAAACACAGTGAGACAAAATTCCAATTGAAAGATAAACTGAAAAGGTCACAGTTTATCACAGATAATCAAGATGGTAAAGTTTCAGTGAGACCTATAAATCCATTCATTGAGTCATGAGCCAAATTTGCATAGATTCTTATCAAAATGGCATCAGAAAGTTGCTGACAGATCTCTTCTGATTGTGCATACAGCACCTGAGTTCCATACACTTTTTTTGCATTTGGGCATGAGCGTGCAGGGGGGGAAATCATTCTACCTTATTACCATATACTGGAAGCCTAAAACAATCGACCATTGACAACCAACCTGTGGTTTTACTTCTTGTAACTAGCGGGGATAAAATACCCTGAAAACGAAGGTTGCACAGTCCAGATGATATAGTGTATCAGACTATGTTCAAGTCATCTGGTGAAGTCATAAATGGATCGTTGTTCAGGGTGATCATAAACCTAGCTTTTTTAGTGGCGTATTTCTTCAGAGTGAGGAAACAACTCTCTTATCCCATAGTGTTGAATGGAGGACTATTCATACATTAACAAACACAAGGCTCCTGGTAAAAACGTTAACTTTGTTTGCTGTGATTGGCAACCAGTGTTATTAAAAGAGAGAACTCCCATCCCTACGGCTCAGTGTTTTCCCTGACTTCTCTTCCAACCACTATTTCCTTCCTCTAGTGCCAAGATGTTGATTAAAGTTGCCAAACCCTtatgtattataataataataataataataataagagaaaCAGAGATTGTGTTCAACAATCATCATGTTTTCAGACCTTTCATACCATAGTCTCTGTATGATGAGGTATGTTCACTTTTGTTGTGAAAACCCGACCCTAGGCAACACAGTGATTAGGATGTGGTTTCAACGATGGACTCTATTGGCAAAGAAGAACTAAGTCACTGCCTACATTGATAAGGGAAAAAATACATCTGGGGATTTGCCTCACAAATCCAGAGGCAGACATGTCAGAACAACGTGATTCAAAACCAAAGTTTGCAGGCACAACCTTTGCAGTTGTTTTAGTTCAGGTAGATGATGCAAACAAGCCacttgtgaaatgcactcattaaAAATAACCTCTGTGATCTCCATATTGCTAGCTACTATTTAGTATTTTATTCAAGCTGATAAAGTAGTGACGTAGGCAGTTCCTCTATACCAAAAGAGTCCATCACTGAAACCAGACCTTAGTCACTGTATTGCCTACACTGGTCTATGTGCATGACACTTCCCTGACTTAACtatcttttatttgtatttactttatttaaccttcatttaactaggatagtcagttaaagaacaaattcttatttcataATGAGGCCTGCCCCgaaaaaccctcccctaacccggaaaaccctcccctaacccggccaaaccctcccctaacccggccaaaccctcccctaccc from Salvelinus namaycush isolate Seneca chromosome 40, SaNama_1.0, whole genome shotgun sequence includes these protein-coding regions:
- the LOC120033370 gene encoding zinc finger protein 345-like isoform X1, with amino-acid sequence MDGPLPLSSLRLLVPPLRLMSAVMWQVVGRRSLEHYGKLEDFVCLVTETVPELLTDRQRALLLLGLRAKMSQEWIVEDVAPELIQTHLDRIQSICLTKSSDKAFEDAKARLMAYTRRSPGDRWAFGQYFNAELESLVCVFLSRLEELLPVPDFKQAASWLDSVPGGVDECLQSIPHSDRLRSVLQSQTCCREHLVNRDSSPSQTNLLSSLPVCLPNMMVYHPSADSDSESEPFPEERMDEERGEEQEKVCINREDDEKSKVAELIGQDQESANRVGGETETSNLGILGFIVQSQSIMIIPQPGQHSLAVVSQSAPTLTLPVACRGQTAVNSPSGQSRPSPERNTVPVSNQKPQASLGSIIPESSDKPVECIRVESDTDSPTGESSSSETLPSSVSHNPRRVAHKCPTCGKCFIYRSQVLRHLTTHSRGGRYKCAQCGVGFPTPWSLNDHKRSVCVTATFDCAQCGKRFASLREQYRHRLTHKTNTCFQCGAGFRTQLELTRHHKTHWAQPLHQCCLCGKRFRLLSSLTNHKQTHSSGGGFACTQCERVFGSAKERDAHRQMHRVPKLVCPVCGETFTSQAKLIKHQQTHPVPEGSEGQRYKCRYCEETFTGLTLMRIHQRSHLVDRPHQCDQCEKSFTTLGSLQSHLRTHSEEKPFLCAHCGKRFRTKDGMEGHLRIHTGEKPFHCSYCGKRFTALAGLNVHVRRHTGERPYVCEVCGKAWPSGGDLQKHMRCHTGERPYSCVDCGKTFSISCHLTEHMKTHSGEKPFSCPECGKSLKRKFDLKKHLLTHSGVRPYPCPHCDKSYTRRTHLNRHLQKHSAELLAAAL
- the LOC120033370 gene encoding oocyte zinc finger protein XlCOF6-like isoform X3, encoding MDGPLPLSSLRLLVPPLRLMSAVMWQVVGRRSLEHYGKLEDFVCLVTETVPELLTDRQRALLLLGLRAKMSQEWIVEDVAPELIQTHLDRIQSICLTKSSDKAFEDAKARLMAYTRRSPGDRWAAASWLDSVPGGVDECLQSIPHSDRLRSVLQSQTCCREHLVNRDSSPSQTNLLSSLPVCLPNMMVYHPSADSDSESEPFPEERMDEERGEEQEKVCINREDDEKSKVAELIGQDQESANRVGGETETSNLGILGFIVQSQSIMIIPQPGQHSLAVVSQSAPTLTLPVACRGQTAVNSPSGQSRPSPERNTVPVSNQKPQASLGSIIPESSDKPVECIRVESDTDSPTGESSSSETLPSSVSHNPRRVAHKCPTCGKCFIYRSQVLRHLTTHSRGGRYKCAQCGVGFPTPWSLNDHKRSVCVTATFDCAQCGKRFASLREQYRHRLTHKTNTCFQCGAGFRTQLELTRHHKTHWAQPLHQCCLCGKRFRLLSSLTNHKQTHSSGGGFACTQCERVFGSAKERDAHRQMHRVPKLVCPVCGETFTSQAKLIKHQQTHPVPEGSEGQRYKCRYCEETFTGLTLMRIHQRSHLVDRPHQCDQCEKSFTTLGSLQSHLRTHSEEKPFLCAHCGKRFRTKDGMEGHLRIHTGEKPFHCSYCGKRFTALAGLNVHVRRHTGERPYVCEVCGKAWPSGGDLQKHMRCHTGERPYSCVDCGKTFSISCHLTEHMKTHSGEKPFSCPECGKSLKRKFDLKKHLLTHSGVRPYPCPHCDKSYTRRTHLNRHLQKHSAELLAAAL
- the LOC120033370 gene encoding oocyte zinc finger protein XlCOF6-like isoform X2 — protein: MSAVMWQVVGRRSLEHYGKLEDFVCLVTETVPELLTDRQRALLLLGLRAKMSQEWIVEDVAPELIQTHLDRIQSICLTKSSDKAFEDAKARLMAYTRRSPGDRWAFGQYFNAELESLVCVFLSRLEELLPVPDFKQAASWLDSVPGGVDECLQSIPHSDRLRSVLQSQTCCREHLVNRDSSPSQTNLLSSLPVCLPNMMVYHPSADSDSESEPFPEERMDEERGEEQEKVCINREDDEKSKVAELIGQDQESANRVGGETETSNLGILGFIVQSQSIMIIPQPGQHSLAVVSQSAPTLTLPVACRGQTAVNSPSGQSRPSPERNTVPVSNQKPQASLGSIIPESSDKPVECIRVESDTDSPTGESSSSETLPSSVSHNPRRVAHKCPTCGKCFIYRSQVLRHLTTHSRGGRYKCAQCGVGFPTPWSLNDHKRSVCVTATFDCAQCGKRFASLREQYRHRLTHKTNTCFQCGAGFRTQLELTRHHKTHWAQPLHQCCLCGKRFRLLSSLTNHKQTHSSGGGFACTQCERVFGSAKERDAHRQMHRVPKLVCPVCGETFTSQAKLIKHQQTHPVPEGSEGQRYKCRYCEETFTGLTLMRIHQRSHLVDRPHQCDQCEKSFTTLGSLQSHLRTHSEEKPFLCAHCGKRFRTKDGMEGHLRIHTGEKPFHCSYCGKRFTALAGLNVHVRRHTGERPYVCEVCGKAWPSGGDLQKHMRCHTGERPYSCVDCGKTFSISCHLTEHMKTHSGEKPFSCPECGKSLKRKFDLKKHLLTHSGVRPYPCPHCDKSYTRRTHLNRHLQKHSAELLAAAL